TTTAGGGCCTCCTTTCTCAAAAGACGGGAGGGCATTTAAAAAATATTGCTAAGTCTATAAATAGAGATGGTACATAATTCCGACAAAGAGTGATTGAGAATGCTAAAGCTTGTAAACATTTATCAAATTAAGTGACAAAGAACCAACATATGATTCAGCTAAATATGTAGTCATGTATGATGGACCATTGCAATTCCCAGCAAACTTTATCAATTGAAAATTAATTTGTCAAACTGCTAAAATTAGTACTTTCGAAATAAATTGTTTTAAACAAATGTTAGTGTTTTCATATTGATGTCAATATCACTTCTTTAAAAAGTTGCTTACCTGTAGGATTGTGCCGTACAAAATAGACGAATGGTTTGTCGACCACAAATGAAGGAATAATCCTCAAAGATTTTACCATCATAATTGCAGCTGTAATAAAAAAGCAAACTAGCTGAACCACAGCATTTAGGCATTAAATAAGCCATAAAAAAAATAGTATTACAAAGCAGATCAATACCAGCCATGTGGTATTTATTCTAAATGGAagatccacccccccccacttcattggattcaaaacaccAAAAACAAACTAGACAGTTAAAGTAGTCTGCAAACAACCTGAAGCTAGTTCATAGTTTGGTGTGCAAAATTATAGTTGTATTTGGAAAGCATAATTAAGACCACACTTGCAGTTTCCCCCCCCCAAAATCTTGTTAGTGGCAAGATTGGTTTTGCTTGTGACTTTATTCATTTCATTGAGCACAAGGGCATCAGCTAATACGTAGAGGACAATGCAGAACAGTATCTGGAACTACTGCATTGCAGGAGACTTAAATATCCCCAACAAGTGTCACATTACCATTTTGCATGAGtggatgacacacacacacacagtcatgaaAAACGCtccttcaaataaaaaaagcttTTCCAAACTGTTGATCAAGACATGGAGGAGGGAAAGGTATGTTTCCAACCTGTAGATGCAACTCAGTTGCACCGAGTCCGTCAGCACAGTGGGCCTAGAGAAATCAGTGAAAAATCAAAGGGTTGCAGAATTTAAGCTCAAATTTTAGATTGCTATCTTGTGCTGGATTTAAAAAAAGTTAGCATTCAAAACTAAGTTTGCAAAAAACCAAGGCCCCTTGACCAAATCTCCATGAAACATTTTGACCAATTTCAGTCATTTATGGGATGGATCAAGGTTTGTTTTCAGCTACACAGTGAAATCATGAGTCTAGGATGATGATCTGGCCACAAGTTAAAAACAGATCTTCAAAAATTGCTAAGGAAACCCAGAATCTAGATTGTTTACCTACAAAACACTCAGAATGGAAAATACTAAAAAGCTGACAATTTATTCAGTTAACAAAATAGCCTAAGCCATGTACAGCAAAAAAGGCATTAAAAATAATTGTCAGGCCTGAAGTCAGTATTCTTTCTGCTTCGAATGTTGCCTTCAGATGGGTGCAACACAGTCCATGTCATTCACAAAAAAGTCAAGTTGGTTTTGCACTGCAGCAGAACCCAAGAAGCACATTTACAGCTGCAGCTGGAAAATAGGTAGATGAGCATTCAGACTCTTCAGGCTCCTCAGTTGGAGGATGTAGGGAGTGTAGAATTGcctcaaaaggaaaaaaagaaaacaTAACGAAACAAAAACCAAACCATTTGTCATACAGCAAACAGCATTGCCAAGTTTGGCAAGAGCCTGTGGCTCCCCAGAGCTGAGAGGTCAAGTTCCAGCACATCTTAACTACTAACTGACTGGGACAGTAATTTGACAACCTGTCAATCTGGGAGGAGGAGTTTGACCAAGTCATGGTTATCATTTTTAACCTGGATTCGCTATTGTTACACCTTTACTGTAGTGGCATGCTAGAAGAAATCAAACCTTGTGTTTTCCAGAAATTCCAAATTGCTGGAATAGTCATAAGTTTTGGAAATTACACAAATCCCCCATTTACTTGATTTTTTGGACAAAGGCTGATAAAGCATAGACTCTTTGTACAAGGACTACCatttcttaaattttaaaaacatcaacCATCAGCATATAAAACTTCACTCAACTCATAACCCCTTGAAAACACCACTACAGACAGGCAaaagccaaacaaaaaaaaagggtgTCATGAGCAGAGGCATAGGATGGAAAGGCAGCTCAGTGGTTTGCTGAGTTGATCATTTTGTGGCTCAGAACACTACTCCCTCCCTTCACCAAATACTGTCACATATTTTCACAAGACATAGGCAACTGATTCCCACTTAAAAAGATTCAAACATATCAATTTGAAGAAATCAAAAGCTTCCAGCAACTGGAGGGGGAAAATGGCTTTAGGCTTAAAAAACCTCTTAGGCAGTCCAATGGTTGCAGCTGAAAAATAACCATTCACGAGCTTttcagctacctgggagccaaaaatcacattgctgttcaCAGCCAGAAGGTTTGTATCATGGATAAAGTCGACATTAACCCATGGACTAGCTACTGGTTGCCAGCCAAAGTGCCATTTGTACACACTCCTtggctccagctcatctgcaaactAGGTTTCCACTGCTGTTAAGCAAGCACCTACGTAAACTGTGCttacaataataaaaaaaaaatgtttcttgctTGAGAATGCCTTTAACAGTCCTTGGGTTTTATAAACCAGTACTTCCCATTTCAGTTCACAAAAGGAAAATTAGAGCACCCTATGGATAATATTCTTCAGGCAATAGCCTACtatttcaacaaaataaaagTCAGGTTATCCAAATGTGACTCATCACAAGACTGAATTTAAAAGTGGTTTACTCTTAAGTACTACACCTCCGACAATTGTAAGTGGAGTGCCTGCTTCAAATTTTAGCTAGAAACTTTGATTCAGAAGCAAGCATAGCACCAAGTGAGCCATGGTGCCAACCATCAAAATGGACCCTGAATTAAAGCACCTGAGGAATGCATTCTCAGTTATATCAAGTTGCATTAGATAACTACACATCTGGTGTGGTTATAATAAAAGcagagttttaaaaataaactcaaatCATTGACCAATTGCTCTCATGCATGGCAACTTTTGAATTCAAGCAAGTGCATATAAACAAACTAGAGTGGAAATTTAAGAGCTTAAAAAACCCACAAACACTCTTCACAAGTAGTCATTTTTGGGATTCAACTTGTATGTGGATCACTAACTATACTGAAGCAGAAACTCTTAAGTTTGTTCTGGCAACACAACTGTTACTTCACGTTTGTTCAACAGATGTTTGTAATCCTTCCCAGAAGTAATTACTCACGTCAAGCTCACAGTAATTGAGCGATGTTCAGTTCTACCATGACAAAGTCTATTTCTTTCAGAAGGAAAATGCTTTTCCTTCATGgtttaagacaaaaaaaaagcttaaaaaCGCCAAGAGACTTGCCTGTTGCTGCTGAAGCTTTAGTTCCGTCTTCATTCACTTCAATCTTGGCCTTTTGTAATACCTGTGAAACATACAGCTCACCAGATCCTGCAACAAGTTATCAAAAAAGGTGAAACTGTACATAAAAATACTTCtggaaaatttttttaaaagccttAAGTACTTACTGCAAATCTTTCCAAAATTTGCCTTAGTTTTATCAAACATATCTGTGATTCCAAGAGCTGAAAGGGGTTTCTCCAAGTTGATCTCTGCCTCAGCGGTGAACCTACAACATGAAACATTTTAGGAAAAAAAGTGTGCAAAAGACACATTTGCTGGTTTGTAGCAAGTCTTATTATAGGAAAAAGTGAAGGGGACAGTCAGAATAAAAGGGGATCTTTAGGCAGGTATCCAGTCTCAGTGTGCAAATACATAGCTGTTAGTTGAAACAAGATTATATTCTGAATCAATAGCAATTAATCAAACTGCACATGAAGTCTAGAACATGGCTATTTGCTTTTCCATTTTGAAGCACGAGTGTAAAAAACTTCATACTTACTTAGGGACGACGAtatcaagttttttttctctcaaaattcCCTTCCAGTCATGTATAGATTGTACATTGAGGTGAGGAGTAATTGTAGAGAGTGGGATATTATAATCTTCAGGGACAACAACAAACATACTGATTGTGCCGCCATGGTATGGCATCTCAAGGATATAATATTTCACATTAGTTGGTGTGATGGCCATACCTACAGATTAAAAAAGGAAACTCTCAAACCATTGGTCATGTCAAGTCCCTTTTAGTCAAGAGAAATTCTCATGTTCAAAATCTAGCTGACCAAAAGATCCCATGCATACACAATCTTTTACAagttaatcaaattcaaattcaatctttAAAAATAGTTGGGTTAAAACACAacctattaattttaaaaataaaaaaaaagtgtgcaAGCTACCAAAGCAAAGCtcaaattaaaaaacaaaaaaaaaagaaaaaagggcTGGCACTCCTCTAATAACATTTCTAGTAACTGCGCAAAGTTTATTAGTAATGATGCAATTTTTATCATCCTAAGAAAAACAACTGGCATCTATTATGTCTGCCGTGAATGTTTAAGCTAATCAAGTTGTGGGGTAGAGGATGGATCAAATTCTTGCACACTTGtgcatttctcttcatggataaTCTTAAATTGATTGTCAACAATTCCTATTGGCCTCAAAATTACATCTGAGAATTGGATTTGGTattgcaaatttagcaacaatggaGTACCTTGCAAATAGCCAAAGTGGATATGCTGCTCAATACAGTCCACCAATTTTTAGGACATCAGGAGTATATACCCAACACAGAAGTTCATATGCCATGTCCCTCATGAGCAGACAGGCCATTTTGACTCAACAGCAGCACTGTTAGTGATGAGCATGTTCACGTTGCTACTATAGAATAGGGTAAAAGAGCTGCTTCACCTGTTGCTCAGATTTAAGATGCCTTATCTTTATTTAGGCACATTTCAGGACTTAAGAATGCCAGACTTAAGCCTCATGATTTTGCATTATATACAGCAGGAAACAGCCTAATCACAGTAGGCAACTTGCTAGATGGCTTTAACATGCCTATTTTAAGGCATCAGGCTTGCACTGCCTACCAGTGAAGAGCCTAATATGCCAATGCAGGTGTAATGTTCATCATGAGAGAGTCATACATCCCAAAGACGGGCAAATTGCCTCAAACAGCATGCCCTATTCTGCTGTGTGCAATTAACAAGTGACAGACTCTACCCAAGCAGTCCCTGCTTGCAAAGTTCATTACTCAGAGTCCAAAAATTAATAGCAATCTAGTTGCAGAATTGCATTTAATGAATCCAGAGAATGGGCTAATAATGGAAGACAACCAACCAATTTAAGATGTGTCATCAGGTTCACATACTGGTGGTCATGCATATTAATATTATGATCCTGTTCTTTTGCACAGAAAGAAGATTTGTATCATTTAAGTTGAAATGATAAGCAGCCAGACATTCTTTGTTACATTCAGGGCAAAATCTTTTGCTCCGAGCtaatctgcctggtttaaaatttaaccaAAGCTTGACAATTAGCTATCATAACTTATGGCTATGCCTATACCAAAAATCCACTTGCCAGCCAAAATCATTCATAGCAGGCACTTTTCTCTTTAACATTCCTGCATATAGAATACATCTCCAAAGTTCTCTGCTATCAAAGAAAAAAGCAGAGCAAAAGAAGTGAAATGTggggagttggaagaacacaggaggtcaggcagcaccaaGAAAGCCGCTGTTTCAGGTCGGGGTTAGGGTCcttcagggggaaaaaaatcctgatctgaaacattcctttcctgttcctctgctccctgacctgctgtgttccttcagctgcacacttttctcagactccagcaccttACTATctctagctttttttaaaaaaaaagcagagttaaagccACACAGATTAGCAAAGATCAAAGTTTCATTGCTGGTCAGTACTAGGCCAACTCCTCCGCTGGGGTGGCAGCAGTGACGCAAGTAGCCTTGAAATACCACATAGAAATAATATCATTGGTCAGGCTGGGAACTTTGGCCAGATTACAAAGCCACTGTTCTCTGATACTTAACATAGGGAGGGAGGTATGAAATAATTACCACTCACCCCCAATAGACAATAGCTCAAAACAAACAATGTGACCCTACACACAACTTAGTTTCTTAACATATTGCACTTTATGGATTCAGGAATGCAAATATAAAGCCTGCTGATACATTTTGCTGCTTCAACATCTTGCACAGATTGGATAATTTCCAAGTGTATTGACCAATCCAGCATCTGGTTGAAAAAGGTTACACACAGACATTCTAATTAATGCCACACTTACCAAAGTTGAAGGTTGCTTTTTGAGACATCATTGGAACTTGATACACACTTCCATCAGCTGCATGGAAATCCCTATTGTGAGTATTTTCTGGGAGAAACCTTGACTTCCACAAACCCTTGAAAAAAAGTGCACTGACCACCACTAGCCTGGTGGTTCCACTGAGCATCGATGGTGAAATCAGATTTGTAATCATAcctaaaaaaaaagttattacTTCAGTAAAACAGATACTTGAATGTAATCCACAAAATTCACTTTATGGTTAAATCCCATTGTTGATGGCAGAAACTGCACATAGAGTATGTAAGCACCAGGTACAATTTCAtatcacacatgtacacacacacacgtcagcCAATCATGTTGATGGTCTCTCCACTATATATATAGAGAACATACCTCTGGTTTGATTTCTAGTCCAGAGGTTGATTGCTGATGCAGCTTCCACAGGATTGTCATAATGCACATTTCTCACTACAGCTTGATACAGGACTTTAATCTTTCTACGAAAAGACTGTTCTATTGCATAGTCACTGGGTGCAAATATTCCATTGGCAATAGTTATTATGCTCTGATTTCTGCTCTCGGTTAGAGGCTTGTGTATCCTTCTGACTTTCTTGTAAATACCTGGTAAGAAATTGATCAATATTTTAAGTTACCTTGAAAGCATACCTTTTGTTGTACTATTTCACTAATTGCATACAGTAATTGAAATACTTGTATGCAAGATGAACCCAAGGAATATCTAAGATGTTTCACCCAGTCACAGGATATTATTTGAATTGTAGGTGTTTTTACTATGTAAATATAACCAACAACATTTACATGGCTACCATGTAGCTGTGCAATCAATAGCAATAACAGTGACTTCTAGAAAGATGAACTACATTATTCAGCAATACAAATAGGAACTCTTGTCTGAGAGTCAAAACGTCTTGTATAATTCTTTATCTAGTAAAATCAATAATTACTCAGCCATGTTGCCAAATGATTATGGAAAATTAAACTTGATGTTAATGTTTGGGATGACCGAAGTTGCGTTAACTGAATTCACGTGATAAAGTTAACAGAAGAAACTGACACTTCAATTTTGAAAGAATATGCCTAGAAAACCATAAGAACACCATCAAGGACATGGTTACTGGATGAAATTCAAAAACATGTTCCTTGCTTATCAGAGTGCAATTGCAATCAGCATCTGCTGAACAAATGTAATGTCAGCTGGAATTAagatcagattttaaaaaaaactggattcCAAGTACCACAGGCATTATAAAATGTCTACCAAAACCATCATTTCACAGCAGTGCCTGAAAAATATTAATGCTTGTGGACAACTTGCAAAAAAGCAGCAGTTACATATACTTAAATCCATTTTATTCAAGTCGTTGTGTAGTAAGGACTGAGCTCAAAAATCATTGCTAACTGATTAGGTCATGCCTATGTAAGTGAAAACAGACCAAAGGGACAAAGAAAACACTAAGTGCAAAAGATAACTCTAACCAAGGCTGTAGTGTATTCGAAGTGTGACAAGAATGGAAGTTAGCCACCATGCCTACATCCAGGTAACTGTTAAGGTGAACAGACATTTGCTAACTTAAACGAgcactaacaaaaacaaaaaggaaagtgGATCAAACATCAGAGACTGAACAATGGTATTGGAAGCCTCTTCTATAGTCATCACAATCCTAAAAACAATAGCCACGGGAATGAGAACTTATTTTCCAAAAATCAAGGAAAACCCAAAAAGTTCTTTTTTTGCCACTATGGTCCAAGTTGAAAAAAATCTCATTCAAAATGCTGAATTACAAAAGAAGAAGAGGCAGTTGATATCAAGTGTTATAAATGCTAAAAAGATTAAAACGAACCATAAGAGTTGTATTTCAGAGCAATGTTCAATTGCTGTCTTGTTCTTGCACCTGCACCTAGCTGCAGCATCCCAAGTACAGAGGCAATTCCATGGGGAGATACAATTGTGTTCTCTGTTGGATTGGAATTAACAACATGATTGAAAACCTTCATGCCCAGGTCTGACCCAATTTCTGATATTTGGGTGTGCTTCCATTGACAGTGGACAGATTCCACAAGCATGCTGAGGATCAAGATGCCTACTTTGCCCATCATGTTTAcaatattaaacttgaaaggcatCTGCaagatgaagaaaaaaaaaattagtctgCAAACCGGTTTAAAAAAGTGAATTTAAAGTAGTCAACTACTTCATTTGATTGCAATTCAGCTATGAGTTAAATACACAATATTgatattatttcaatttttaaaaataatgcattcCAATTACACCACACCCTTACATATTTTTCTAGAATTGGTCAAGTTGTGGTATTTCACAAATTGATGAAGTTATATAAAGGATTAGAAAATCAAGTTGAGTTTGGTGCATGTAACAGTCATTGTCCTTGAATCATTTTCTGTTGCATTTGTGATTTTGTAACTTATTGACTGGAAACTTAGTATTAAATTTTCAATTAATTGCCCAATTTACCCAAATATTGGGGGTTCAAGAATATTTAATTCTTTTCTCAACGTATTAAAAAAGGAACACTTAGAACAAAAAGCAACAAACAAACAATTCACCTTCCTTTTTGCAATTGGTTTCAATGCAGTTACGTGAAACATGGCAGAATAGATGGACAAAGTGAAAAATTGAGCATTTGCCAGGGATGCGTTACACTGAAATGTTGCAGGTGCCTTACAATTTTCCTCCAAAATAGATTACCAGACCGATTGTGCTGGTTTTTCTTGCACCTAAAAAGTAATTCCGAGGACCTGAGGAAGGTCAGCTAGCCAGTCAGGGGCTCAAACACGGTAAATATCCAGCTCCATTGCAGCTAACTGAAGAGATCTACCAAGTATCCAACAACAAAAAAGTAATTAAGATTAAATCCAAAATGTCAAAGGCTCAGAAACAATTTTCAGGCTTCACTAT
The sequence above is drawn from the Stegostoma tigrinum isolate sSteTig4 chromosome 14, sSteTig4.hap1, whole genome shotgun sequence genome and encodes:
- the serpine2 gene encoding glia-derived nexin isoform X1, whose amino-acid sequence is MFHVTALKPIAKRKMPFKFNIVNMMGKVGILILSMLVESVHCQWKHTQISEIGSDLGMKVFNHVVNSNPTENTIVSPHGIASVLGMLQLGAGARTRQQLNIALKYNSYGIYKKVRRIHKPLTESRNQSIITIANGIFAPSDYAIEQSFRRKIKVLYQAVVRNVHYDNPVEAASAINLWTRNQTRGMITNLISPSMLSGTTRLVVVSALFFKGLWKSRFLPENTHNRDFHAADGSVYQVPMMSQKATFNFGMAITPTNVKYYILEMPYHGGTISMFVVVPEDYNIPLSTITPHLNVQSIHDWKGILREKKLDIVVPKFTAEAEINLEKPLSALGITDMFDKTKANFGKICRSGELYVSQVLQKAKIEVNEDGTKASAATAAIMMVKSLRIIPSFVVDKPFVYFVRHNPTGTVLFIGQVSKP
- the serpine2 gene encoding glia-derived nexin isoform X2, which translates into the protein MPFKFNIVNMMGKVGILILSMLVESVHCQWKHTQISEIGSDLGMKVFNHVVNSNPTENTIVSPHGIASVLGMLQLGAGARTRQQLNIALKYNSYGIYKKVRRIHKPLTESRNQSIITIANGIFAPSDYAIEQSFRRKIKVLYQAVVRNVHYDNPVEAASAINLWTRNQTRGMITNLISPSMLSGTTRLVVVSALFFKGLWKSRFLPENTHNRDFHAADGSVYQVPMMSQKATFNFGMAITPTNVKYYILEMPYHGGTISMFVVVPEDYNIPLSTITPHLNVQSIHDWKGILREKKLDIVVPKFTAEAEINLEKPLSALGITDMFDKTKANFGKICRSGELYVSQVLQKAKIEVNEDGTKASAATAAIMMVKSLRIIPSFVVDKPFVYFVRHNPTGTVLFIGQVSKP